From a region of the Bermanella marisrubri genome:
- the rpsT gene encoding 30S ribosomal protein S20 encodes MANSAGSRKRARQAVGRRAHNASLRSMVRTYIKKVRAAIDTKNYDDAQAALTVAIPYVDKMVTKGILHKNKAARIKSRLNASVVALKG; translated from the coding sequence GTGGCAAATTCAGCTGGTTCACGCAAACGCGCTCGTCAGGCGGTTGGCCGTCGCGCTCATAACGCAAGCTTACGTTCTATGGTTCGTACTTACATCAAGAAAGTACGTGCAGCCATCGACACTAAGAACTACGACGACGCACAAGCTGCTCTAACCGTAGCGATTCCTTATGTTGACAAGATGGTTACAAAAGGCATCTTGCACAAAAACAAAGCGGCACGCATCAAGAGCCGTCTAAACGCATCTGTTGTAGCTCTTAAAGGCTAA
- a CDS encoding D-glucuronyl C5-epimerase family protein, whose translation MKLFNKKIDCIECDGDIYIELKAIKEKFGLILNGTDLTYSKTNLNVNDYFVDGDYLNFSKLSVESWEIVKLDDCGIPKNTFRWGEYYYPITIAHYGLELFGKYINSDDIELKKYMGPDSDINVSSNNGKVQICVKGTLDTGYSLILEGRASIKNLEVMPQGDFRMYFEEDEIDTKKSYCVYNGESKIVNEVQYLSLDDYLCLAESIEIKSIKLRGAVDITLPLNNIPDKPKEYWEKAVHIANWFVDEQREDGVWDSKFDHLFYKGRTEVMESGWASGLGQGLAISFLIRMYNESKDKAYLDACEKALSIYSVNVEDGGILRLWDTKYSFYEEYPTEPASYVLNGFIFSLLGLYDYSVIGSSLKAKQLFESGLVTLKRMLPLYDLGDRSAYDLTHYTCGEFPNIARWGYHDTHLNLLMAVYRITNDEFYFKFYERWKSYVLDGFRCRHN comes from the coding sequence ATGAAATTATTTAATAAAAAAATTGATTGTATAGAGTGTGATGGTGATATTTATATTGAACTTAAAGCAATCAAGGAAAAATTTGGTTTAATTCTTAATGGAACTGATTTGACATATAGCAAAACAAATTTAAATGTTAATGATTACTTTGTTGATGGAGATTATTTAAATTTTAGCAAGCTTTCTGTTGAAAGCTGGGAGATCGTTAAACTCGATGATTGTGGTATTCCTAAAAATACTTTTCGATGGGGAGAGTATTATTATCCAATAACAATTGCTCACTATGGTTTAGAACTTTTTGGGAAATATATAAATTCAGATGATATAGAGTTAAAAAAGTATATGGGGCCTGATTCTGATATTAATGTTTCTTCAAATAACGGTAAGGTTCAAATTTGTGTTAAAGGTACGTTAGATACTGGGTATTCATTGATCTTAGAAGGCCGGGCTTCAATTAAAAACTTGGAAGTAATGCCGCAAGGTGACTTTCGGATGTATTTTGAAGAAGATGAAATCGATACCAAGAAAAGTTATTGTGTTTATAATGGTGAAAGTAAAATTGTTAATGAAGTTCAGTATCTCTCTTTAGATGACTATTTATGTTTAGCTGAATCTATTGAGATAAAAAGTATAAAATTAAGGGGGGCTGTAGATATAACACTTCCCTTGAATAATATTCCAGATAAACCAAAAGAGTATTGGGAGAAAGCCGTTCATATCGCAAATTGGTTTGTTGATGAACAAAGAGAGGATGGTGTCTGGGATTCTAAGTTTGATCATCTTTTTTACAAAGGGCGTACTGAAGTCATGGAAAGCGGTTGGGCATCAGGTTTAGGTCAGGGTCTTGCAATTTCATTTCTAATTAGGATGTATAATGAATCTAAGGACAAAGCTTATCTTGACGCATGTGAGAAGGCGCTTTCAATTTATAGTGTTAATGTAGAGGATGGTGGAATACTTAGACTGTGGGATACTAAGTATTCATTTTATGAAGAGTACCCAACAGAACCAGCTAGTTATGTCTTAAATGGATTTATTTTTTCTTTGCTGGGGCTTTATGATTATTCCGTTATTGGTTCTAGCTTAAAGGCAAAACAATTATTTGAGTCTGGTCTAGTTACGTTAAAAAGAATGCTTCCTTTATATGATTTAGGAGATCGCTCAGCTTATGATTTAACTCATTATACTTGTGGTGAGTTTCCGAACATCGCAAGATGGGGTTATCACGATACACATTTGAATTTGTTGATGGCAGTTTATCGCATTACTAATGATGAATTCTATTTTAAGTTTTATGAACGCTGGAAGTCATATGTATTAGACGGATTCCGCTGTCGACATAATTAA
- a CDS encoding capsular polysaccharide biosynthesis protein: MKTYASTRTLANNPQVKTLLNTDSVRVLRSKHQLKSTDRVVGWGYKHTALQARSWAKEAGCAYVAIEDGFISWLDHPADSRSDVRASYILDEQGIYYDANQPSGLDALLQSSHKVDVPRIARAVEQIKKLGISKYNHTRLQIDDVADESLKKVLRVGDYCLVVDQTFGDASIEFSGACVEDFHRMLQQAVERAKSESSSVLVKVHPDVLLGNKKGCIRPEWVNQVSNDVDIYFLSDDIRIDKLLLGANSVYTVSSQLGFEALLYDVPVFVFGWPFYSGRGLTMDMATLPIPAVRKRVDRYTLFHAALVEYPTYINPHTNEKCELEDILDLIQAHKQVQQLRAANAWFQPVSLWKKSFLKDFVSYSAKSVIFSDNGKVDYSNDVAVSWGMQHSNIMLNNTWRIEDGFIRSVGLGADLRRPSSLVIDDLGIYFNGKQQSRLEELLNNYDLTDYEQVRGTKIIEVLRSLKVSKYNVGASDGIKGWREQAGSKEIILVTAQYQFDASMKYGAEEINTNLQLLQRVRNDYPDAFLVYKEHPDIYSGVREGGLPVEQINKIADAYIADYSIQALFTQVDRVCTICSLAGFEALISGLKVTTYGLPFYAGWGLTSDYCQFPRRNRHRTIFELVYIALVLYPRYVDWNSRTITTVENVINDLYAQKARSRQALSSGWWKRQIRKSKYLLESLNGSR, from the coding sequence ATGAAAACCTACGCTAGCACAAGGACGCTTGCTAATAATCCGCAAGTTAAAACTCTTTTAAACACGGACTCAGTCCGTGTTCTTCGTTCAAAACATCAATTGAAGTCTACAGATAGGGTAGTTGGTTGGGGCTACAAGCATACAGCATTGCAGGCCAGAAGCTGGGCTAAAGAGGCTGGTTGTGCTTATGTAGCCATTGAGGATGGCTTTATTTCCTGGTTGGATCATCCAGCTGATTCCCGTTCAGACGTTAGAGCGTCTTATATCTTAGATGAGCAGGGAATATATTATGATGCCAATCAGCCTTCAGGCTTGGATGCATTGTTGCAGTCTTCCCATAAAGTGGACGTCCCTCGTATTGCCCGCGCTGTCGAGCAAATTAAAAAGCTGGGTATCAGTAAATACAACCATACTCGGTTGCAGATTGATGATGTCGCAGATGAGAGCCTAAAAAAAGTGTTAAGGGTCGGTGACTATTGCTTAGTTGTAGACCAAACCTTTGGTGATGCCTCTATTGAGTTTTCTGGTGCATGCGTCGAGGATTTTCATCGAATGCTTCAGCAAGCAGTAGAGCGAGCAAAGTCGGAGTCAAGTAGTGTTCTTGTGAAGGTGCATCCTGATGTTCTTTTAGGTAATAAAAAAGGATGTATTCGGCCCGAGTGGGTCAATCAAGTTAGCAATGATGTGGATATTTACTTTTTGTCGGATGATATCCGGATAGATAAATTATTGTTAGGTGCGAATAGCGTTTATACGGTGAGCTCTCAGCTAGGGTTTGAAGCCTTGCTATATGATGTTCCTGTTTTTGTATTTGGCTGGCCTTTCTATTCGGGTCGAGGGCTAACGATGGATATGGCGACTTTGCCGATTCCGGCAGTTCGTAAACGAGTCGATCGCTATACTCTGTTTCACGCAGCATTAGTGGAGTACCCCACATATATTAATCCCCATACTAATGAAAAGTGCGAACTTGAAGATATTCTCGACTTAATACAAGCCCATAAACAAGTCCAGCAATTACGAGCCGCTAATGCTTGGTTTCAGCCAGTGAGCTTGTGGAAAAAAAGTTTTTTGAAAGACTTCGTTTCTTATTCTGCTAAGTCGGTTATTTTCTCTGATAACGGGAAAGTCGATTACTCAAATGATGTAGCGGTGTCATGGGGGATGCAGCATTCCAATATCATGCTCAATAACACATGGCGCATTGAAGATGGTTTTATTCGTTCAGTAGGATTGGGGGCAGATTTACGTAGACCCAGCTCTCTTGTCATTGATGATCTTGGTATTTATTTCAATGGAAAACAGCAAAGCAGATTGGAAGAATTACTTAATAACTATGATTTGACCGACTATGAGCAAGTACGTGGTACAAAAATTATAGAAGTGTTGCGTTCACTTAAAGTATCAAAGTATAACGTAGGTGCCTCAGATGGTATTAAGGGATGGCGAGAACAGGCCGGATCAAAAGAGATTATTTTGGTAACTGCGCAGTATCAGTTCGATGCTTCGATGAAGTATGGTGCTGAAGAAATCAATACAAACTTGCAACTATTGCAGCGTGTACGTAACGATTATCCCGATGCCTTTCTCGTTTATAAGGAGCACCCCGATATATACAGTGGCGTTCGAGAGGGCGGGTTACCAGTTGAACAAATCAATAAAATAGCAGATGCCTATATTGCTGATTACTCAATACAAGCCTTGTTTACCCAAGTTGATCGTGTTTGTACGATTTGTTCTTTGGCTGGATTTGAGGCATTGATTAGTGGTCTAAAAGTCACGACTTATGGTTTGCCATTTTATGCCGGATGGGGATTAACATCTGATTATTGCCAGTTTCCGCGTCGGAATCGTCACAGAACGATTTTTGAACTTGTCTATATTGCACTGGTTTTGTATCCGCGATATGTGGATTGGAATAGCAGAACTATCACCACTGTAGAGAATGTGATTAATGATCTCTATGCTCAAAAAGCACGAAGCAGACAAGCATTGAGTAGCGGTTGGTGGAAGCGGCAAATTCGTAAGTCGAAGTATTTATTAGAATCCTTAAATGGAAGCAGGTAG
- a CDS encoding capsule biosynthesis protein, giving the protein MAVLMLQGPLGPFFSHLSHEIAAQGDRVYRISFNGGDRFYQRCKGKVTCIDFNQSPEQWPQFLTEVVTRYGIRLVIAYGDCRLYHIDAKHICLKNNLAYVAFEEGYLRPNYITLEKGGVNAHSPISHSAVDAYRPVHTVKDEEVVPANFLKRLEFAILYYLACRFLHFKYAGYKHHRGTSPIYEGFCWVRAGVRKLMYKAFEKSAQQLTHERPCFLVPLQVHNDAQIRYHSHYDSMEGFIVEVMESYAKAKPDADLIIKHHPMDRGYVNYRRLIRDMAKRLGISKHVRYIHDQHLPTLLKSTLGVITINSTTALQAFYHGAPVKVMGRAFFDMPGLTDQKTLREFWSYPEAPDPVFADRFRAYLLDHGQINGSFYCEFEKTTQRVVAELYRLGLLKSGSGSEMDTQRQSVGF; this is encoded by the coding sequence GTGGCAGTATTAATGCTTCAAGGTCCGCTAGGGCCCTTTTTTAGTCATTTAAGTCATGAAATTGCGGCGCAAGGCGATCGTGTTTACCGCATCAGTTTCAATGGTGGTGATCGATTCTATCAAAGATGTAAGGGGAAGGTTACTTGCATCGATTTTAATCAATCCCCCGAACAATGGCCTCAATTTTTGACTGAAGTTGTAACTCGCTATGGTATTCGTTTGGTGATCGCTTACGGTGACTGCCGTTTATATCATATTGATGCAAAGCATATTTGTCTTAAAAATAACCTTGCTTATGTGGCGTTTGAAGAAGGCTATTTGAGACCAAATTACATTACTCTAGAAAAAGGTGGGGTAAACGCCCATAGTCCTATTAGTCATAGTGCTGTTGATGCATATCGGCCAGTGCATACAGTTAAAGATGAAGAGGTGGTGCCTGCCAATTTCCTAAAGCGTTTGGAGTTCGCCATTTTATATTATTTGGCGTGTCGGTTTTTACATTTTAAATATGCTGGCTATAAACACCACCGTGGCACTAGCCCTATTTATGAGGGTTTTTGTTGGGTGCGGGCAGGTGTACGTAAACTAATGTATAAGGCGTTCGAAAAATCAGCACAGCAATTAACCCATGAACGCCCATGTTTTCTTGTTCCGCTTCAGGTTCATAATGACGCTCAAATACGCTATCACAGTCATTACGATTCAATGGAAGGCTTTATCGTTGAGGTAATGGAAAGCTACGCTAAAGCCAAGCCTGACGCAGACTTGATTATCAAGCATCATCCGATGGATCGCGGATATGTAAATTACCGTCGTTTGATTCGAGATATGGCGAAGCGTCTAGGTATATCGAAACACGTTCGTTATATCCATGATCAGCATTTGCCGACCCTATTAAAATCTACTTTAGGTGTTATCACTATCAACAGTACCACTGCGCTTCAAGCGTTTTATCATGGCGCGCCGGTAAAGGTCATGGGACGTGCCTTTTTTGATATGCCAGGGCTAACTGATCAAAAAACTTTGCGCGAATTCTGGAGCTATCCAGAGGCCCCTGATCCGGTCTTTGCCGACCGCTTTCGAGCGTATCTACTGGATCATGGTCAGATTAACGGTAGTTTTTATTGTGAGTTTGAAAAGACAACTCAGCGAGTGGTCGCTGAGTTGTATCGATTGGGTTTGCTGAAGTCTGGTTCAGGCTCAGAAATGGATACCCAAAGACAAAGTGTGGGTTTCTAA
- a CDS encoding acyloxyacyl hydrolase, with translation MKMFITCIAFCVASISHASDFSMNLDEQISRLFLKNTIGLRYGTPAEEQIVPINTKELYYQRRLTPFKGSLAIPLVEVSVSQLNVGEEKGYVYGFGPAMHIPIEGSQGKLNFTAHAKVHYLTRDDYGRKRYGGPVHWTYAFGIQTKITGNTFASYLWQHMSNGDVYAYNPALETHTLSLGIHF, from the coding sequence ATGAAAATGTTCATAACTTGCATAGCATTCTGCGTTGCCAGCATCAGTCATGCTAGTGACTTCAGCATGAATCTTGATGAACAAATCTCACGTCTGTTCTTAAAAAACACCATCGGCTTGCGCTACGGCACCCCTGCAGAAGAGCAAATTGTTCCTATTAACACAAAAGAACTCTATTACCAGCGACGCCTGACACCCTTTAAAGGTAGCCTTGCTATACCGTTAGTAGAAGTCAGCGTTAGTCAATTGAATGTGGGAGAAGAAAAAGGCTATGTATATGGCTTTGGACCCGCGATGCACATCCCTATAGAAGGCAGTCAGGGCAAGCTCAATTTTACAGCTCATGCCAAAGTGCACTATCTGACACGTGATGACTACGGAAGAAAACGCTACGGCGGCCCAGTCCATTGGACTTACGCCTTTGGCATACAAACCAAAATCACTGGCAATACATTTGCCAGTTACTTATGGCAACACATGAGTAATGGCGATGTTTATGCGTACAACCCTGCGTTAGAAACCCACACTTTGTCTTTGGGTATCCATTTCTGA
- a CDS encoding DUF6270 domain-containing protein, whose translation MYCVGLLGSCVTRDAFPLMSIDLSYYIARSSLASIFSNAISVQEDELIVEGKGIFENRMLAYDVLKQSKGKISSLDVDCLILDFIDERFPLLKISDSVVTKSNYLSGAKYFSKLDEGRVKEISRDDPVSFELWKEGFNQLKKIIKGKKIVLHKAYWADKYMDHDKNEVKLFDAAKQKIVQKNNDFLNRLYSYVEANYDNLTVVEVDYNYRWSDFAHKWGVDYFHFGESYYAELAIKLEKAISS comes from the coding sequence ATGTATTGTGTTGGTTTATTGGGTAGTTGTGTAACTAGAGATGCTTTTCCTTTAATGAGCATTGATCTAAGTTACTATATAGCAAGAAGTTCGCTAGCAAGTATTTTTTCTAATGCAATTTCTGTGCAAGAAGATGAATTGATTGTTGAAGGAAAAGGTATATTTGAAAATAGAATGCTTGCATATGATGTGCTTAAACAATCTAAAGGGAAAATTTCTAGCTTAGATGTTGATTGTTTGATTTTGGACTTTATTGATGAAAGATTTCCACTTTTGAAAATTAGTGATTCGGTTGTTACAAAATCAAACTATTTGTCTGGTGCAAAATATTTTAGCAAGTTAGATGAAGGTCGTGTTAAAGAGATCTCTAGAGATGATCCTGTATCATTTGAGCTTTGGAAGGAAGGCTTTAATCAATTGAAAAAAATAATTAAAGGTAAAAAAATTGTTTTGCACAAGGCATATTGGGCAGATAAATATATGGACCATGATAAAAATGAAGTTAAATTATTTGATGCTGCGAAGCAAAAGATAGTGCAGAAAAATAATGACTTCTTAAATCGACTCTACTCTTATGTAGAAGCAAACTATGATAATTTAACAGTAGTTGAAGTTGATTATAATTATCGTTGGTCTGACTTTGCTCATAAATGGGGGGTTGATTATTTCCATTTTGGTGAAAGTTATTATGCAGAATTAGCAATTAAGCTCGAGAAGGCTATATCTAGTTAA
- the kdsA gene encoding 3-deoxy-8-phosphooctulonate synthase: protein MIEKVSVASLDVANNIPFTLFGGMNVLESRDLAMSICEEYVKVTEKLGIPYVFKASFDKANRSSINSYRGPGMDEGLKIFQEIKDTFGVPIITDVHEPYQAAPVAEVVDVIQLPAFLARQTDLVVAMAKTGAAINVKKPQFLAPHEMRHIIKKFEEAGNQRVMLCERGSSFGYNNLVVDMLGMDEMKTMAPVIFDATHALQRPGGRSDSADGRRAQAFELARSGMALGIAGLFLEAHPNPDEAKCDGPCALPLDKLEPYLEQMKAVDDLVKSFEPVIIT from the coding sequence ATGATTGAAAAGGTTTCTGTTGCGAGCTTAGATGTCGCTAATAACATTCCATTTACGCTCTTTGGCGGCATGAACGTTTTGGAAAGCCGTGATCTGGCCATGTCTATTTGTGAGGAATATGTCAAGGTCACTGAAAAGCTTGGTATTCCATACGTATTTAAGGCATCTTTCGATAAAGCGAACCGTTCGTCTATCAATTCGTATCGCGGCCCAGGCATGGATGAAGGCCTTAAGATCTTCCAAGAGATTAAAGATACCTTTGGTGTACCTATTATTACAGATGTTCACGAGCCATATCAGGCGGCACCGGTCGCTGAGGTAGTGGATGTGATCCAATTGCCTGCTTTTTTGGCGCGCCAAACAGACTTGGTCGTGGCTATGGCAAAAACTGGAGCTGCCATCAACGTTAAGAAACCCCAATTTCTTGCCCCTCACGAGATGCGACATATTATCAAAAAGTTTGAAGAAGCTGGTAATCAGCGCGTCATGCTATGTGAGCGTGGGTCTAGCTTTGGTTATAACAACCTTGTTGTGGATATGTTGGGTATGGATGAAATGAAAACCATGGCGCCCGTCATTTTTGATGCCACCCATGCGCTACAGCGTCCAGGTGGTCGTTCTGATTCAGCGGATGGTCGTCGCGCTCAAGCGTTTGAACTTGCCCGTTCTGGCATGGCATTAGGCATCGCTGGTTTATTCCTGGAAGCACATCCAAATCCGGACGAAGCTAAGTGTGACGGACCGTGTGCACTGCCATTAGATAAGTTAGAGCCGTATCTTGAACAGATGAAAGCCGTTGATGATTTGGTTAAATCCTTTGAGCCAGTCATCATTACGTAA